In Dermacentor variabilis isolate Ectoservices chromosome 1, ASM5094787v1, whole genome shotgun sequence, the genomic stretch ACTCGTCCACGGGAATTTCCGAGAACAGTACGGACAGGCAACACTGTTAGGCGAGTCAGTATATGAGCTTCGTTTTCGCTCACGATGCTCCCCACCATCACTCTCACTGCATTCACCAGTGCCTGTTTCCTGCGTTTCCTCAGGCAAACCTTTCTCATCCAGCAGGTACTGCTGAAATACCTGTGAGTTGGCAGTGTGGATCACAGACGAAACACTAGCCAAATCTGCTGAGCCTTCATCACTGCCATTTTCAACACTTCGGCTGGACAAGTCTTCCACGCCCTTGTGGTCATCTTTTGACTCCACTTTTGTTTGCTGCTCTTGGCTCGTAGCAGGGGCCACAGCCTCAGCAGCATCGACTGCTTTGTTGGCTTTGCTGCTTAAAACAACCCTGAGAGCAGTCCGTGTTTCATCAGACAGAGTTGATGAAAAAGGTTTTGATGAACCAGGACTACTCATAGTTGGAATGAAGTTACGACTTCGTGTGGGCCTTGCATATTCTGGGTGCTTTCTTTTGATGTGCCGTTCCATGTTAGACTTGAGAGTAAATCCTGCAGAACAGTAGACACAACTAAAAGATCTCTGGTTCTTTGGTGAAAGCTTTTCATTGACCATCTTAAATGTCATTTTGTAGACGTCATCGCTGGCACTAGAGGACTCCAATATAGTTGGGTTTCGAGCTGAAGGCAATCCATTTACAGGTGGACGCCCAAGGGGGGGAGTCTTGGGAGGCAACTGGTTTTTTGAGCTGGGCTGAAGGAGCTGGCTTGAAGTCTGTGGtaatggtggcggtggtggtggtggcggtggtggtggtggtggaattGTGGCACAGGGACTAGCAGAATGAGTAACTCGAAGTGGTTCAGGACTGTTGGAGTTTCTCCAGCTCAGATCTATGGCATGAACTGCCAGGTCCAATGGCTCCTCTTGTGGAGGGGGAAGCTCGGACAGGGAAACCAAGCTTTTGGCAGCAATAACTTGATCATCATTGTTGCTGGTTTCACTTTCACCTGTGACCCCATCGCGAACTGGCTTGAGAGTCAAATTGAGTGGCTCTGCAGCTTCTGATGGAGTCTTGGCTTCAGAAGGGTTCGGTGATGACAGGTCCAGACACAGGTCCCGTGACGGCTCCTCAGGGGCTGGTTCCTCAGGTGCTGGAGGCTGGCTGAGTGGAGCTGCTACATCAGTGGGCGATGTCTTCTGGGGACTGTCTTCAATGCTGCCTGTAGTGAGATCCTCTGAAGAATCACTGAGAGCCAGTGGCTTAGCAGCCACAACTTGTGCCAGGCGATCACGCATGTCTGGGTGCTGCTTAAGGGCATGTCGAATGCAATTATTCTTTGTGGAAAAGCCCAGTTTGCAGATGTTGCAACAAAATGGCTTCCTACTGCAGCTATTGTGCAGTGAGCGCAAATGGTGACGCAACACTCTGTTAAACTTGAAGTCTACACTGCAATACTTGCACACTGTTTCCAGGCTGCCCACTTCGGGAGCCAGAGCTTCAGAATTTGTACTTCGTTCAGCCATATGGGGGTTGTATTGCATGGCTCCTCGTACTTCACCTTTAGTCAACTTCTTGTGCCTCTTTCTTACGTGCCTTTCACAGTTGGCCTTAGTAGTGAAAGCGTACTTACAAATAGCACACTGAAAAGGCCGTTCTCCATTATGTGTTCGGAGGTGTCGTATAAGAGTGCTCTTGTCCATACTTGTGTAAGAGCAAACATTGCAAGCATAAGGCGTTGACCCATGAGAATGAAGCTGGCTGTGCTTGCGCAACAGGCCAAGACTTGGAAAAGACATGTGGCACAACTTGCAAGCAAACTGTGGCTGGCCTTCCTCTTCAGCATTAGATTCATCTCGTATTCCCTCTTCGGGTTTGCCACTATCAGGGCTAGCAGAGTCGGCCTCCAGCGGTGAGCCAGGTCGTGGAGAGGCCCCGCTCTGACCTGGTGAAGTTGCTGCCAATGGTGCTTTCGATGTCACCGATATTATAGACTGAATGTCAGCAAAGTCATGGCCTGCCTCTTTCTCAGGCCTGGGTGTGCTACCATTGAAATAAGCATAACTTTCAAAATGCTCCTCTTTGGTGTGAGGAACAGTCTCCTCTAGAGCAGCACTTGATGATCGTGTCTGAAGCTCAAGCAAGGCCAAGAAGTCCTCTTTGCTACAAGCCGGAGCACCACATTGTTCAGCTCGGCGATGCTTGAGCTGATGTGCCTCTAAAAAACGAGGGCTAGGGAAGTCGCAGCTGCAGCTAGGGCAAAAGGTACCCCGCCCATGGGCCTGGGCATGCAGGCGCAAGGCACTGCTGCATGGAAATGCGCGCTTGCAGAGGTTGCATTCAAATGTGTGGAAGGCACTGCTTGGTCGTCGGGCCTGGCTCTCACACAGTGACTTAGCAATAAGTGAGAACTTGCCAGTGGAAAAGTCCACAAATGTGAGGTCATGGAAGCCAGGGCCCTGGGGTGCCACTTCCTGAGGTCCACAGCGGTGGTCCAGGTAGGCTGCATAGCTGGCTGTTACCTGGCAGCACTGGGTGCACTGAATGGGGTCATGTGGATGGGTGGCCATGTGGCTGGCCAGGCCAGCCCGGCACAGGAACGCCTTTCCACAAACAGGACAGGAGACCTGTTCAGGGACGGGAGACAGTGGGGGTGTGTCTACCTCAGGTGGACGCTTGAGACCCCGCCGGGAGGGCCCCTCAGATTCCTCGGGCCCTGCATGTGTGCGCATATGTCGGTGCATATTGCCGTTGGTGGTGAATGCCATGTGACAAACGGTGCACTTGAAAGGCCGCTCGCCAGAGTGCACCAGCATGTGTCGATCCAGAGAGCTGGCTGAGCTCAGTGTCTTGCCACAGAGCCGACAGGTGTGCGAGTGGTCAGTTGGGTTGTGCTGGCGGATGTGGAGGGTTAAGGCATGTGATGAGCCCAGTACATCATCACACACGGGGCATATGTGAGGGCCTTCCACCTGCAACAGAGGTGCAAAACACCTTAGCCTTCAAACAGCCCCTTCCACATTGCATGGTAATCTATAACCCTGCTTCACTAGCAATCACCAATTCTCGCAAAAGAATCGGCACGATGGCTTTCCTTTATACAAATTTTGAATGGCAGGTTCTTATTATTGCTACAAATTCTTTTCAGTTGGCAAGCCGAGTCAAaccaaaatatttaaaaatttttatTCAGATTACGCTGTTGAAAGCTTGTAGGTATGTGCAATTTATCTGATTATTCCGAATATAATGTTTacttttgtttatttcatttggCCCTAACTTTATGCAAGTTTacttaattttaaaaaattttcacGAGGTAAGTTCCTCGTATTTTGGTAAACAGGCTTCTGCATGAATGGCTTCTGCATGAATCAAGAAATACAATAAGACCAGCCTTACTGCTTTATAATaaaattacatgtatttacaaGTTTTCAGTGCCATAACTCaaagaataaattttttttttaattcttggtaTACAACCAAGCTTCCTAACTGCAACAACGTTATGGCCCACATAAAAGGCCTAGCTTCAGATGATGTAGACGTAGACCAGCCTCTGTACAAAATTTTCTGTTTGAAATATGAATGAATGTGTCACAGAAAGATTGCCAGAAATGACACTTGATGCATGACTGTTGAGAACCAGTGTGGCTCCTCGGCTAGACGCTGTTTAGCTCCTCGGCTAAACAGCGTCCGCGGCTGCCCACGGTGCACTGAAAAATCTCTGAGGCAATGTGCTGGGATTTATGTCATATCCGCGAAACACCAGGTGCACATATCGCCTGCTTAGGTGCTATTACCTCTTTTCTTACTGCTAGAAACGTGCTCATTTCCAGTGTTTCATATTTTAATGTTTTATTTCAAAATGAATTCGTCAAAATGTATACTGTGATAGATAAAATTGTATACTGGTCATTGGTGTTCTAAATGGAAGTAAAGCAGGAATAATTGCTCAGAGTTTCTGAGAATTCTTATGAAAATTTGAAAGAAGCTCCTCAAGATGCATGAATGAAAGTAACAATATTCTATTTTTAGTATAACTAttgagcgaaaaaagaaatttaaaataaaCAAGGTATGCATCTTGCTCCTAGTATTCAACTTCTGTAAGTTGGATCATGCAAAAAAAAGATTATGCAGATTTGTAGGCTTGATTATTAGCTGCAGTGATGCCCATGCTTGGCAGGAAAGCTGTGGCTTTGCAAGTGTGAAAACGGGTAAGCACCTGGTTCCTTTATTACTGCATTGCTTAGGCTATCGAAGCAACGGTTGTCAGGCTGGGGAGCATCCACAAGCCTCCTCATACTTGATTATTGTGTTCAGTgaacttttctgtgcaagcaagctgGTCTATGTGCACCCTGAACTGGCGGTGGAGCCTTCACACAATTTGCACAGTACTGTACAGCAATGTACAGTGTTGCACAGTATTGCATAAACAAGTGGACAACCCTCCCTGCTGCATTGAAAGAGGGTTGCCATGCGTTGCCTGCTGCAGGAACACGCagcagccctccctgaaacgctgctttctgcagctgctggcaggtggcaacacaagtttatgcttgcacaTTGCGacagcagctcgcatccccataagcAAAGGCAAATTTACACTTTTGtcttaaaaaccaggcaattGACTGTGGGAAGTGTTACACTGAAGGACGTGGACTCCAAAATTCGAGCCTTCTGCAAAGTttcagcaagaacagtgcagtggtaagcgcacatttttttttttaacatgctaaGTGAAATATGCAGGACCCTGAGCATGAAACCACTTCAATatgtgcaagttggatgtggctactatccgtcgggaAAGCTGGtacaggacaaagccggtccggaCCACATAGCACGACCGGGCTGAAGCACATGAGCACGTGCACAAGCCCTGTCGTACACAAACCAAACGCTGCacatacgcactacagttgcatgtagttGCAGTCTGCTACGTAGCCTAGATACTACAGCCGCCACAGGGTGCCGCGACGAGTACACTGAGAGCACTGCGGCTCGCTGGGGacaaccgcatttggcacagTGTAAGCGGCAAAATTGTAAGTAGCGGAGCctatgtgaacatccaaaatccaAAGTTGAACTGTGTGCCACGATGACATTCAGCAGGCAGAGCGTTGTAAGCACACCCTGCTCTGCCACAGCCTTCACCATGCAAGGCACAGAAGAAGGAATGGGAGCAGAGTAAACGGCGTCATATGCAACCTTTGATTGCCATAACTCTGCTTGTTTTGAACGCATTtgagtactttttgtggcaaagtaccTCTTACATAGTCTATTTTAACCTCAAATGCATTTATCGAATTTGATAAAAAgttgttcagggcccctttaagtttcTCATGCGGTTGGTGACAGTGCTCAAGATAAGGTCCTATAGGAGCAAGAAGTGTAAGAACGGTCACAAATTGACAAGCAAAATGAATGTGCCACCTTAAAAAGGTTGCAAAATTCACCTATGGGCAACCAGCACTGAAACTTTGTGCGTCAACAGCAGTGTTGTAACACACAGCCTAGCAGGGAAAGGAAATAGTTTTTAGTAGGGCATGCAAACACACCGCTCATGTCAAGGTGCATGTGTCCAGCATGGCCCCGCTGGAGTGCCATAAAGTAAGAGCACACATGCCCCTGTGAATGCATATAGCCATGGACagagcttggctggatgcattggatGTTAGAAAGTGTTGACAAAGGCATGCGTCTGTTATCATTCAAGATGTCCCGTCATTCTCGTGGCCTCCCTACTGGATGGCGTCAGCAGATTTTAGTAGTACACTGAAAGTGGCCGGCACTGGTCCTCTATACTTGGCGACAACCTTGCATTTCAGTACAAGCTCTACTGTACCTGCCTTCTGCTCTATGCTCCGAAGTACAGTTCCCGAAAAGGGGCCAACAGTGAATGTTCGTCACCACCATGAGAAACATAATTGCCTGTCACTTATGTGCAAGTCTCTTTGTGTTGGGCAACAACGCATTTGCTATTGCATCCTTTCGTTGTCACGAAGTTTAGCACTTAATATCAAAATGAGCCTCTGATACAAGTGTAGACCTGTCTCAGGCGTCTACCCACATCTTCCAAGTTTCAACAATTTTTCACCAATCAAAACATGGGCAATTTTCCTATTCTAGTATGAAACAGATAAAAGTAGGCGTGCCATTATCAAACTTAGCGACAAAATATTTAACATCACTTGTGTAATCCCATTATATTCAGTTACGGCCTTGTCAGATTGTTAATCTTTTTAAACTTTCAACAACAGTTCACAAAGGCAAAAACAGGACTGGTCATCTTGGGTAAGCCTTTACAAGCAGAACAGGTTTAGGTTACTACTGCTGTGATCACAAGCCTATTAGACAGGAAGACTCAGATTCCTATTTATGCGAAGTGCCCCATCAGGTTGCTCTATTTCTTGTCCCTCCCACTGACAGTACAGCATAATGAGCACACTGGTTTAAGTTGGAATATACTACCTGGGTCAGTTGTTTTCAATCAATACAATGACCTTTAAATAAATTTTAGATGCAGGCAATGATGCCAAGCAAATTATTATTCTTTGGTTTCAACATCAAAACAGAAACACAGTGCATGTAGCCCATCCTCCACTGAATGTATCTGTGATCTGCATTGAAGAACTATGGATACATGCCAGCAATACAAACCAACTTCTGAATTTCGAGACAGCTGCACTGTGTGCAGTAAATTTCAGACTTAAATAAATCACACCATTTGTTGCAGTAAAATGAAACTATAGGAGAGTATAAAGTCGCAGCCGTCCGCTGCCAAAGTTACATGTGTTTCCCTAAGAGCTAAAGTGCACAGAAAAGTGTGTCTGAATAAGTATACATGAGAACATTGAATTTCCACTCCAACATTGCCTCTGCGAGCCTTTAACAACTCTGAAGAAATTTCTGAATTCTTATAGGTGCTCTACTGTGGCCATCTCGTTaaaaatcattaaaaaaattacttCAGTTCAGCCTTTTGTTATGTTTGTTGACAAAAATGGTAAAATCTATCAAAAGCTGGCTGGCACATTGGCTGTTTTATTAAGTACCAACCTGTGCCTTCCAGAAGAGACATTTTCTTCCCTAACGTCAAGAAACTCCACTGTCTTCTGAAACAAAAATCTCTCCCAGCTCTTCCTTCACAAAAAATGTCAGGACCTCAGTTGaaccagtacagcaaggtgcagCAGCAATCTGCATTCcctgtatatatttttttaatcgtCAGTGCTCCTTGTGCCTGGAAATTGTGCCCATGACCATTCTAGCTGATCTTTGAGACTTCATGTTCTTTTGTCGCTGAGAACCGTACTGCCACCGTGGCAATGATCTGACTAAGCTCCTCAAAAGTTCTCTGGAATCAACTATGGAGTATCACTCGACAACACATTTATTCAGCATTCAACTGTTGTCTCCCCAAGTGCTTGACAATGATAAATATGTGCTCTATGGATGCATTTGGCACCAGAAATTTAGGAGATAATTCGGTCTCTGTTAATTAGCGGCATTAATGTGACCATGCTGTGAAGGCTTCTAAGAGCTCAATTACCGACATAAATGAGGCTTCCATTTGAGTCTTTGTTATGTCTAGTGAAGCAatgaacagggctagttggtggacgtccaTGAATATATTGCGCTGAGTGTTACACTGAGGAACATAAGGGACAAGATGCGGACGTACGTAGTGCAACATACGTTCGCGCTATGTACGTCCACGTCTTGTCGCTTATGCTTGTCAGTATAACACTAAGCACAATATAATCATGAATGTCCAGTGACATTTTGCACACTGTTTCTTAAGAAGAGAGTGAAGAGTACTTATTAATATTTACATGATAGTATGATGAATTTCTGTAAAGTTTATTTCTGCAAGTAAGAGAAATTCAAAACAGCCAGCAGATGAAACAATGAAAATTACAGTATTTGCTGACATGACTGTTTAAGTTCTGCAGTGTGTCAGAATGCCAAAAATTGGCACATTATCAAATAAAAGGACACTGTAACTATAGAAAAACATACTGCAACAGCTTGCAGCACTGGAACTGACTGAGGTCTTATTCTTTAGCACTCCTCCAACTCTGCTTCTAGTAAACCAGTAGTTATAACTGCAGCTGCAGTTGGTAAGCAACACCTTGACTCCAAAATAATGGTGTGAGGACATGAAAAAAGTCCACAGTACAATCTTATATCTCGCAGCTTTACCAGAGTGCAGTGCAGCAAATCTAGCAGTACATAtgcagccttgcaagacatttgCTCAGTAGTGGTTATTTGGTTGGTAATTATGTCCCTTACCgaagaatgttttcttttggCTGCTATAGTGTCTCTCTGCAGATCTCCATCTTGGTGAATATCTTGGTTTTCGTTCGTTGAAAGTTCGGTTccgctgttgccaagtttcgaaGGAAGGCTGCTAGGTCTACCTAAAGGCGATGCTGCTTGTCCAAGGTGAAGCTGGTCATCAGTGCTTGATTCTGCATGAAAAGAATGTGATCAGCTACTTTTGGGCATTTGCACAATCACCCGAACTCAGTAGGGCCCCCACAATAAAAATTTAAtagtcacacacacacattttttccTTTTACTCaccactgaaataaaaaaaacataaaagtcCCACTAATCGTGTCGGCCGACCAGGCTAAGAATTATTCTATGACACATACAAATGAACCATGCATTAAATCCAAGCTTCGAATTGTTTATTCAGACAGGAACCATTCTCAAATCAGGAACTGGAGAAGCATGAACTCAAGCAAGATACTACCCACTATTGCCTGAGCAGGAAGCTATACCCTGCAGGCGACAAATCTCTAAGTAAGGGACAAGAAGTCACGTGGCGGAGATTAGAAATGGGTACGTTCGCCAACTTATTGCTATATTCCAGAATTTATCCTGGGGAATACTCTGAAGtctgcccctggtgccacgacaGACAAGCGGACATTAATCATATGATATGGGCCTGCTCGGCCAACCCCCCACAATGAGGGCTCGCAATTTTAAATAGCAAGGATTGGGAGTCTGCTCTGCTCAGCTCGGACCCAGACCAACATCGGGTCGTCCAGTGGGCTGAGGAGGCCACCAGGGCCTGTGGGCTCCTGGTCGCTAAGTCACGTTTTGATCCTTGTTGCCAATAAAGTTTTACAAACGAACATCCTACAAACACTTCTAGGGAGTCGAATTGCTGCAGAGAGGAAACACATGCAATAAGCGAAATTTACTCTACCTTTCTCAGTGTCTCCTGCACCATCATCTTTGATCAGATGCACAGGAGACAGCTTCCCAGGCTCTCCATTCATGTCTCATCGAGAATTTCAGCAGCCGCCAGGCATCAGTTGTCCACAGCAAACTAGGAAGGCACTCTGTGGTGTCTTGACAAACAAGCACCTCTTGATAAGCCTGCATCAGATGTGTGGAGAAGGCACAAAGTATTGAAGACATCCATTCCCTGAAATCAGGCTAGATAATGCTATCCCTGAACCACTGCAGAAAAATATAACATGCAAGTGGCAAGGAGAAAATGACTGAAGGGCTGATCATATGGTTAAAAGAAAATCAAGTGAGCAACTAATAAATGCAAGAAGCTAGGCTTCCTTAAGTAAAAAGGGAACAtttggagaaagaaagaaagcaaatagAATAATGGATACAGTACTAAATGTAGTAGTGCCATTACTGATTTGAGGAGTCAGAATGAACACAGATATATGAGGTATTGTTGGTGAGTTCTCAGTAACTTATCGGTTGGAACCATTAGCCAACTGCCAGACTTGACAATATTTTGGCTTTAGTATAACATAATTTAAAATTTTCCAGCACAAAGCACACTTATCCAGACACAAGAAGACAGCGTAGAGACTACAGCATCTGTAATATCTACCTCTCCACAACAATTCTGTGATACCAGTTAACGTTACATGCAAATAATCTACACAAGGAAAACAACACCAGGATTAAATTCTCCAATATGTGCACATTTAAAAATCCTTCACTGTTAGCAGCACATGCATCCAGAGATGACTAAAGGTTACATAAAGATTAATACAGTTCTCCTACTGGGAAACAAAGAGAAGATGACAGCCCTAGAAAAGCAATGTTGTGTACCAAAGTGCCTGTCGAGGACAGCTCTCACTAGGCTGAAGCAGTGAAAGAACTGTTTTTGTAACACTGACATCAGTCACCTTTTGTTTTTACTGGGCAGACTCCTAATATGCTTACACCCCCAGCACTCTCTCAACATGTACAGACAAAATGTCGATGTACAAAATGCAAACAATAAAGTTGCAAGTTGCAACTACCCCGGGGGTTAGTATTCCTGGCAGAGCTTTGGAAGAAACTAAACAGAGAACAGCTCGAAAGTATCCAATCGAAGTTGTAACAAGAGCTTCAAGATGAGTCGCGACGAGCTGCTGGACCAGACATTGGGGGACACTTCCGCGACCGGACATCCCCCACCGCCGCCCCCCTGGCGTCAGTTCTACCTCTAACCACTTCCCATTTCAAAGGTATTCCAAAACATAACGCAAAGGGCTCTGAAAACCTAACGCCACGCAACATAGCGAAGAGCACGCACAAAGTTTCGTGCAGGGGTTGTTTTCGAAATGCGCAGCGCTGTATTAATTCGCTTGACGAAGACACAGCTAGAGACGCGACTCTCGCGCTTCGCCCGGAGCGCAAAAAGGCGGCTGCAGCCCGGGGCCGCGGACCATGGAGTTATTGTCGCGCCGATGACGGAGAGTTGCTGGGAGCACCGC encodes the following:
- the LOC142563376 gene encoding ras-responsive element-binding protein 1-like, which produces MNGEPGKLSPVHLIKDDGAGDTEKESSTDDQLHLGQAASPLGRPSSLPSKLGNSGTELSTNENQDIHQDGDLQRDTIAAKRKHSSVEGPHICPVCDDVLGSSHALTLHIRQHNPTDHSHTCRLCGKTLSSASSLDRHMLVHSGERPFKCTVCHMAFTTNGNMHRHMRTHAGPEESEGPSRRGLKRPPEVDTPPLSPVPEQVSCPVCGKAFLCRAGLASHMATHPHDPIQCTQCCQVTASYAAYLDHRCGPQEVAPQGPGFHDLTFVDFSTGKFSLIAKSLCESQARRPSSAFHTFECNLCKRAFPCSSALRLHAQAHGRGTFCPSCSCDFPSPRFLEAHQLKHRRAEQCGAPACSKEDFLALLELQTRSSSAALEETVPHTKEEHFESYAYFNGSTPRPEKEAGHDFADIQSIISVTSKAPLAATSPGQSGASPRPGSPLEADSASPDSGKPEEGIRDESNAEEEGQPQFACKLCHMSFPSLGLLRKHSQLHSHGSTPYACNVCSYTSMDKSTLIRHLRTHNGERPFQCAICKYAFTTKANCERHVRKRHKKLTKGEVRGAMQYNPHMAERSTNSEALAPEVGSLETVCKYCSVDFKFNRVLRHHLRSLHNSCSRKPFCCNICKLGFSTKNNCIRHALKQHPDMRDRLAQVVAAKPLALSDSSEDLTTGSIEDSPQKTSPTDVAAPLSQPPAPEEPAPEEPSRDLCLDLSSPNPSEAKTPSEAAEPLNLTLKPVRDGVTGESETSNNDDQVIAAKSLVSLSELPPPQEEPLDLAVHAIDLSWRNSNSPEPLRVTHSASPCATIPPPPPPPPPPPPPLPQTSSQLLQPSSKNQLPPKTPPLGRPPVNGLPSARNPTILESSSASDDVYKMTFKMVNEKLSPKNQRSFSCVYCSAGFTLKSNMERHIKRKHPEYARPTRSRNFIPTMSSPGSSKPFSSTLSDETRTALRVVLSSKANKAVDAAEAVAPATSQEQQTKVESKDDHKGVEDLSSRSVENGSDEGSADLASVSSVIHTANSQVFQQYLLDEKGLPEETQETGTGECSESDGGEHRERKRSSYTDSPNSVACPYCSRKFPWTSSLRRHILTHTGQKPFKCESCPIWFTTKSNCERHYVRKHGRHGDLLTRCVPERPFKCNICPTSTFSTRGNLRKHYYIKHWSRNGTDKNARMPTDGDSEPQNDDSLDAMDDAGEGSSDNCSEGNHERPDRLHCPCCDATFSTAAEVEHHVGQLIEVPYRCHICDRAFVQRSDCLSHLQSEHTGLQLPANMEHEVVAAHMKNDRLDSNDDYTLRRIACVFCLRRYVSSDGLKRHVLSCHVVDEFPCDICHQKLPSKSSMARHKRKHHDLPLSELGDSSEEEGQDLGKSKPNHKHSSKKLLLLGKQKRKAGDTAEACNVATKSLHECGNGDLIQNLLGIQDSKIIDEMLMNPADSAARLLGVKQV